Proteins from a genomic interval of Cygnus olor isolate bCygOlo1 chromosome 9, bCygOlo1.pri.v2, whole genome shotgun sequence:
- the TRIM59 gene encoding tripartite motif-containing protein 59, whose protein sequence is MHHFEEELTCSICYSLFTDPRVLPCSHTFCRNCLEGVLDLSGNFSIWRPLRILLKCPNCRSVVEIPDSGTESLPINFALKSIIEKYRQEDHSDVATCSEHYRQPLNVYCLLDKKMVCGHCLTIGKHNGHPIDDLYSAYIKEKQSSGKILEQLTDKHWVDVYLLIEKLKEQKSQCESVVQDDKKVVVLYFKKLSDTLEHKKQALLSALDEINRQVLEEYDPLIENLKKMREEQLELMSLNTSIQKEESPLVFLEKVDGVYQRIKALKEKQLPYVKPVEIYPRVGHLLKDVWSKTEIGQINKILTPKIKLIPKRKLQSKSKEKERGKSKELLQAVNPLTVMLLFVIVAIALFAFPKLVSSFGIETVPTYISEFLLSIYQGFCAQLQTIVDVLCRKFNLLVRFLGMIVPLWLFQ, encoded by the coding sequence ATGCATCACTTTGAGGAAGAGTTAACGTGTTCCATCTGCTACAGCCTGTTTACAGATCCCCGTGTTCTGCCTTGTTCCCATACATTCTGTAGAAATTGTCTGGAAGGTGTTCTTGATCTGTCAGGCAACTTTTCCATTTGGAGACCCTTGAGAATTCTTCTGAAGTGTCCAAACTGTAGGAGCGTTGTTGAGATTCCTGACTCTGGCACTGAATCGCTGCCTATCAACTTTGCACTGAAATCTATTATTGAGAAATACCGTCAGGAAGATCATTCTGATGTTGCAACTTGCAGTGAACATTATAGGCAGCCGCTGAACGTTTACTGTCTTTTGGATAAAAAAATGGTGTGTGGCCATTGCCTTACAATAGGAAAACACAACGGGCATCCCATAGATGACCTTTACAGTGCCTACATAAAAGAGAAGCAGTCTTCTGGAAAAATTCTTGAGCAGCTGACTGACAAACACTGGGTTGATGTATATTTGCTTATCgaaaagctgaaagaacagaaatccCAGTGTGAAAGCGTTGTTCAAGATGATAAAAAAGTAGTGGTTCTGTACTTTAAGAAACTTAGCGATACATTGGAGCATAAAAAacaagctctgctctctgcactgGATGAAATCAACAGACAGGTTTTGGAAGAGTATGATCCTCTCattgagaatttaaaaaaaatgagggaagaaCAGCTTGAATTAATGTCACTGAACACGTCTATTCAGAAAGAAGAGTCCCCACTTGTTTTTCTTGAGAAGGTGGATGGTGTATATCAACGGATAAAGGCTTTGAAAGAGAAGCAGCTACCGTATGTTAAACCTGTTGAGATTTACCCCAGGGTTGGGCACCTGTTGAAGGATGTGTGGTCTAAAACCGAAATTGGTCAGATCAACAAGATCCTTactccaaaaataaaactgattccaaaaaggaaattacagagcaaaagcaaggaaaaagaaagaggaaaatctaAAGAACTCCTCCAGGCTGTAAATCCTCTAACAGTCATGCTTCTTTTTGTAATAGTAGCCATAGCTCTGTTTGCATTTCCCAAACTGGTATCGTCATTTGGAATTGAAACTGTTCCCACTTACATTTCAGAATTCTTGCTATCTATTTATCAAGGTTTTTGTGCTCAGTTGCAGACTATAGTGGATGTGCTGTGCCGTAAATTTAATCTACTGGTGAGGTTTTTAGGGATGATTGTTCCTCTTTGGCTATTTCAATGA